The Candidatus Polarisedimenticolia bacterium genome window below encodes:
- a CDS encoding glycosyltransferase family 39 protein, with protein sequence MTTERDQGSHSNSTGHRLALLAVLCVAAFVRFWGIGFGLPNPECRPDEAHLIRTALRFSSGDFNPHVFNYPTLYMYVLFFLYGCYYLLGTLSGRYSSRPDFLTEYALDPSNFYLIDRTISATLGIATVWLVYRICARSVDRRTGLVAALFLALTHLHVRDSHFGVTDVPLAFLIMCSVLFISRIHAHPTRTNYLLAGIFAGLAMSTKYSGLFLAVPLLLCHVSLVRPLYVSVLGSLIDRRILVFVLGMVFAFLAGTPFALIDFRTFLSGVLYEAWHLSSGDRIDLGRGWWYHLRFTLWHGLGWSLLVASLVGLFIFARRSPRTALVLWSFPMVYYAIAGKGLTVFLRYMIPVVPFLCIAAAVSVIDLADLIARGRSSYLKNGATLALAGLIVFPSAHNVIRSNSLLDRPDSRLLATNWAQAHLEGHSSVYQTGGWERLRLPETRESLERTSEPASGAIGEMRAEMDRILADHQEAKQIRVFEEWAYDPKSRKFAFGHEIRHDRPRYIITASSPLSTRNEIPAGIGRLLEESYRRTRSFHVTELDRKDNFFDQQDAFYLPFAGFHDVERPGPNIDIYERAD encoded by the coding sequence ATGACCACGGAACGTGACCAGGGCTCGCACTCGAATTCGACGGGGCACCGCCTGGCGCTCCTCGCTGTTCTGTGTGTCGCCGCCTTCGTAAGATTCTGGGGAATCGGCTTCGGGCTCCCGAACCCGGAGTGCCGGCCCGACGAAGCTCACCTGATCAGAACGGCGCTTCGCTTCAGTTCCGGCGATTTCAATCCGCACGTGTTTAACTATCCCACGCTCTACATGTATGTCCTGTTCTTCTTGTATGGTTGCTACTACCTTCTCGGGACCCTGTCGGGAAGGTATTCATCGCGACCCGACTTTCTCACCGAATACGCGCTCGATCCGTCCAACTTCTACCTCATTGACAGAACCATTTCGGCAACTCTCGGCATCGCGACCGTCTGGCTCGTCTACCGCATTTGCGCGCGCTCCGTCGACCGGAGGACGGGCCTCGTCGCAGCACTTTTTCTCGCCCTGACACACCTCCATGTCCGAGACTCGCACTTTGGCGTCACGGACGTACCGCTGGCGTTTCTGATCATGTGCTCCGTTCTGTTCATATCCAGAATCCATGCTCATCCGACTCGGACGAATTACCTGCTCGCCGGGATTTTCGCCGGACTGGCCATGTCCACGAAGTACAGTGGTCTTTTTCTGGCCGTCCCTCTCCTTTTGTGCCACGTGTCGCTTGTCCGCCCGTTGTACGTCAGCGTGCTCGGGTCCTTGATCGATAGACGGATCTTGGTCTTTGTCCTTGGGATGGTATTCGCCTTCCTGGCCGGGACACCGTTCGCGTTGATCGATTTCCGGACGTTCCTTTCCGGGGTTCTCTACGAGGCGTGGCATCTCTCTTCGGGCGATCGCATCGACCTAGGCAGGGGATGGTGGTACCACCTCCGCTTTACCTTGTGGCACGGCCTTGGATGGAGCCTGCTGGTCGCATCGCTGGTCGGATTGTTCATTTTCGCACGCCGAAGTCCGAGAACCGCGCTCGTCCTCTGGTCCTTTCCCATGGTCTATTACGCCATCGCGGGAAAAGGGTTGACCGTGTTCCTCAGGTACATGATTCCCGTCGTCCCTTTTCTCTGCATCGCGGCAGCCGTCAGTGTCATTGACCTCGCCGACCTCATTGCACGGGGTCGTTCCTCCTATCTGAAGAACGGTGCGACCCTGGCCCTCGCGGGCCTCATTGTCTTCCCTTCGGCCCATAACGTAATCCGATCAAACTCGCTTCTCGACAGACCCGATAGTCGCCTCCTGGCCACCAACTGGGCACAGGCTCACCTCGAGGGACACAGTTCCGTCTATCAAACCGGCGGCTGGGAGCGCCTGCGGCTGCCCGAAACTCGTGAATCCCTGGAGAGGACCTCTGAGCCTGCGTCCGGTGCCATCGGGGAGATGAGGGCGGAGATGGACCGCATCCTAGCCGATCATCAAGAGGCGAAGCAGATCCGGGTGTTCGAGGAATGGGCCTATGATCCGAAATCTCGCAAGTTCGCTTTTGGCCATGAGATCAGACATGATCGACCCCGATACATCATCACGGCCTCGTCACCGCTTTCAACGCGCAATGAGATCCCGGCCGGGATAGGACGCCTATTGGAAGAATCCTACAGACGTACGAGGTCCTTCCACGTGACCGAACT